TCTTAGTTAATGACATGTTTAAACTGGAGAAGAGTATCTGTGAGCATAAAATCCGATTGTTGTCATTAGTAAATGTCTTACAAATAGTTTTAATTACTGCTttcgtgaaaattaagaaatttttcACTGTTTCATTATGTAATCACATGTGCcttgttataaattattttacgGTCAAGTTTTACCTATTCTTGACGACCGAATAAATAACGGTAGTTTTTCCTGTACTACtcatatgttgtttatttgttaatttcataacgttacacatctccttattttcataaaaattattcTATACGCCTACATATATCTGATTGTTGTGCATGTTCTCATACTTCGTAATAAATGATAGATTAACTCATTTTATTTGTTAGCAGTTTTTCATCAAGACTCAAACCACATAGGGTCAACATGGGCAAGGCCAGATGAAGTTGTAATAATAAAATCGTGGTTTCATACCGGATTTGCATTGAAGAGAAACATGTCAAGCTCAAACTACctttaaattatttctaaatatacaatAGATTATATTAATGAAGCGTTTTAACCTTTtgtaaaaagtttcaaaaataagGATAAGTAGACTATTATGCATTTGTAATAATAACTTTCAATCCGTCGATCCTAGTGGAATAGTTTGTCTTCAAAAATATTTCGAACGGCTCGATTCTTcttcataaatacaaaaatgtaatgtCCATTCcttaatttttacatatttaatatcaatataatcAAAAACGGCGTGTTCCTGATATTTTTGACTTAACTGTACAACATCTATTAATATAATGTAAAACCACTGATATTACACCTAAAGATTGTAAAACATCGACTATGTTTAATAATTCACttcattctttgttttttttgcctGCGTTTTATGgtttacaacaacaacaacaaaaacatcagATAAAAAActccttgaaaaaaaatgaaaatcaaaactgcacaaatatgttttttttacaaatcgtCATTAAACAGTGACACTTGTTAGCTACTTGTCAATAAACAATTAAGAAGTAATTCTGTGCTTTTTGCATTGTCTGCATACAAGATAATAAATGTAGATCACAGAGACCTGATTGtacttttattattcatttgatCAATTTTTGCATGAAACGGAACATGATCAACTGCAATTGTATTTCTTcagttttacatttatataactATTCTTCAATTATTCTAGGTTATTTTGCGATGACTTATTctgtattcaaaatatatagtaaatcAGTAAATCAAAAAAAGACTACGTTGTTCTATTCTTACagtgtttttaaaaacacaGCCCACCAAActtattcaatatatttgtataccaTTATTTGCACTGCAAGTTCAAAACACCTAGCTGCAAGTAATACAAGCGTATTAAATGGATTGATTTCTAGATAAATAAGAgaattagattaaaaaaataaaaaattactgcATTTGCATCTGttaataagataaataaaacataatgcaaTTCTACGCCACTGAGTCACATATTATGTAAATGATGGTTGTGGTGCTGTGTTGTGAAGTATGTTCATTAATTCATGATTTACAAGatatgtacataaatatataaatgcatattCTTACAAACAAACATGTGTCAAGGCCGATTAGATCGGTATATATAAAGATGAATCTTAAAATAATGTGCAACTATCATACTTGATATATTTCATGGCATAGGCTCTTAAATGTCTTCTCATCTTAATGGATCGAATGTTGTCTTCGAAGAAGGAATTGCAAATTTTTCCAACTCATTATATAGCAAACTAGAAAGAACTGGAAATGAATTCATTTCGCCATACAGTATCACGTCAGCATTGTTACTTCTTATGCTTGGAACCGGCAAAACGACGAAGAACCAGATGAAATCTGTTATTTTCGAATATGAAGAACCAGATGATATTGACCAGGGATACAAACTTCTAAATGACGAACTCTTAACCAGAACAACAAAAGGAGTATCAATATCTATTGCAAACAGGCTGTTCGCTAGGAAGGGTCTAAATCTTTTGAACACTTTTAGTACAAAGGCGTCTACATATTATGGAAGTGATGTTGAACTCTTGGATTTTAAATCAGACGCAGAAAAGTCACGATTGACAATAAATGATTGGATttcaaaaaatacaaacaatataataaaagatatgaTTCCAAAAGGTGTTGTTAATGCAGATACTTTATTAGTATTAGTAAACGCAATTTACTTTAAAGGTACGTGGGGAAAAGAGTTCAACAAGAATGATACTACACAAAGAAACTTTTTCGTAAAAGCTAATGAGCAAAAACTAGTTAATATGATGTATGGTGAGTTTAATGCAAAGTCTGGCGAAGACCTTTCGCTTGACTGCAAGGTTTTACAATTGCCATACCAAGGAAACCAGATATCAATGGTATTTGTTTTGCCAAATTCTGGTGACGGACTCGCCGAACTAGAAAGTAAACTTACCATAGAAAATGTCGATTCACTTATAAAAGGTATGAAGACACAAAAGACACTCATAAGAATTCCCAAATTTAAAATGACAAGAGAGTACGATTTGAGGCCAGTTTGTACAGCTTTAGGTTTAACGGAAATATTTGACGGCAAAAAAGCGGACTTTAGTGAAATCTTCGAATCAAATCAAACGCGCGTTGTCGTGTCTGATGCACGTCACAAAGCTTATATAGAAGTGAACGAAGAGGGAACCGAGGCGGCAGCTGTTACTACAATTGGTATGGTAGAATCAACTTCATTTCAAGGTCCTAAACCACAGCCATTTCAATTTGTTGCCGATCATCCTTTCCTGTTTTTGATTCAAGATGACGAAACTGGTACACCGCTATTCATTGGAAGATATACAAGACCATAGCGTAAAGAAACATGTTTGactattatttttgtaaaaaaaatatagaaatcaactgagtagttttatttttttactttgataCAATTGACCGTTTTATATCATGCATAAATAGCTGCTTAAAGATGGTAAAATGCAGGCAGCTCCTTAGAAAAAATTCAGTTGTTCCGAtcgttataaaaaacatattttttttcatcaatattcGTTATGTGATATTTGAAGATATGTCCGAATACTCATATTGTATACAGGTGACTGTCTTGATGCAGAACTAtctcattttattatttttagcacTAGTGGGATTTTTGCAAAGGTTTTAcctgtaaataaacaaatgttacCAGTAAGTTTGTAGCATGTGTCACCGTTAAAATCTTATATAAGAACTATACATTGTGTATTTATACTTGCTTTACCTCgaattttagtttgttttctttgtttcttttttttgtgtctGTTCAGTTTATCTATGTGGTAGATAAGTAGTGTGAAAGAAAAAATGTTCTGTTCCCACAACTAAAGTACTCTTTACACAATATTTCTTGTGACCATCAAAAgttatgttttggttttttctgggactgttttaaaagttttataacatcgATTAGAGCCTACGACATCAAACAaggtttttacaaaaaacaatacttttagatatttggatgatatattggctctcaataatgacgacttcagtatgtaaactaaataaaatatccTGTTGAACTagctttaaataaagctaatactatcAAGGACCACTGTCTTTTCcccgatcttgatatctatgcTAAAGGAGAAACCATATATTAATGCAGAGTAAGATTAAACAATTAAACAGCATAATCAACAATATTAGGAGATACATGGAAACTTTGATCAACACATAAAAGTTGTTAATATAGTTTTAAGACAGACACACATATACAACATATAAATAGAAACGGACATGGGATGAGACACTTTTTGGGTCATTATGGGCAAGAATATCTTGCTTGATTAACATGTTCAGATATATATCCTTACAATGTGAACACTagatttactaaaaaaaacttaatgttaATGCTGTAATCATTATTTATACTAAATTAGAGAATAATATAAACACAGCACTTGGAAATGCCTGTAATGATCTCAAGTATATTTTTGGCCCgttttagaattatttttaaCTATGATCGGTATAATGTGTGaattttaaacacaatttaaaTGGGATTTTATcctaaattattaattttacgTAAACAGTCTACTTGCTTTGTATAACTTAAAATAAGATTCAAATTTCCTTTAGTCGGGACAATTCAAACTACTTTTCACCGCCttatataattgaattttcaaaaacagtTGCCCCTTTTAATTAACGTGTCTTCACATCGATGTTTTCTCACTATGGCGTATACCACCATTTTGCCCGAAATGTCATAGCGGATGAAATATATGTCAAACTTAGAGTCTATTTTAACATATACATAAAGTTGTCATCAAAATCTATCTGCGTTcgaaattaaattcttaaaaaacCAAATTCCTTAGAAATTGATAAAGAACAATAACTTGCCAGAGTCATATTCAAGTCTAGCACATGCATATGTGGAGATTTGAATTAGTTGTTGTATGTCATCtacttttttctttcatttttttcttttaatataaagTACCTACTTATTTCACGAACAAAAAGAActtctgtaaaaaataataaaaattatagaaatcatttatttcttgAAATAGCTAAATGGGTAAGTTCTGTAATTTTTAAGTAGGTTAATTGTCATGATAATGATACATGTCCATAAAATAGATAATAACCTTAATGGTACCAATTTCGGCAGCATCAGATGTGCATAAAGTGTAGCTAGATAATGAGGATTATTGTTCCATTTACAAGTGGTTTAATCCCGTATTGATTGAGTGGAATTGCTTGAAGATTGATCCAAGTTCACTAAGTTCACTTAGATCATGCAGGATAATAATTATGTCATCGCTTTGGAAAAGGGGGACATATTGTAATTATTACGAATTTTCTTCAACATGTTTTGTCTAGCTTTGTTCTCGGAGAAGATTTgacaaatattgataaaactgttgcaaaatgacaatccccatgtgcagatGTGCACTTAGGGTTTTGAatttcaagatggccgccgttaacatggaaacggcaaaaatgtgaaaaaccgaaaaatgtccaaattgaACGAAACTTTCAGAAATTATAACTCATTAGATTAGAAACTGTGCCATTTATCTTAAGAACGTTCAAAATGGCAAccattgccatggaaacagtcCAGACATAAAAATAGGGAAAAGAAATCCGTAATTAATTCAAAGATTATCAACCGTTGAAGATACCACCCCAAACACGTATCAAtagtataaaagtaaaattgattgCTGTTGGATTTATTTAGATTGTTGCTGTAACCTTTGAGATTAGgccaaaagttttattttgatccAATTGGGAAAACGTctaagtaacatttttttatcaattttaagcTCAATTTCAGTTAAGTGGTATTGAAATGTCAtctgtctttaaaattttctaaatgCCCGCCGTTGCCATATGGAAACAGccaaaaacacatattaaacacctAGCAAGTTTGAGGAAAAATTCTGTAATCAAGAGTATGTGCATACgatcaaatacaaatatgtactGCAAAACATCTGCTAGAATAtgctaaaagaaaacaaatatctaaTTTTACGTGCGtctattcttaaaaaaaagtgcttTGAAGAGAGAATCGCCACTGATAGAGGGATACACACTATGAGTACATATTAGTGGCATTTCtgctttttcattaaaatatacatCCGGGAATCAAACACCCgctaaaatatacacattagctgaaaacAATTGATGaacgtgtaattaaattgtacaagacaAAATGCATGCATCGTTTGATACACGAGCTATTGAGGAACATAATGAACAGTCTGTATGCCGCTCAGTCAATAAAAACACATGTTGTCTGTATCAAAGTCCCCTCTAAATAGACTATAAATGtgccacgataatatacttgcGCATCACGTGACAACTAGTTCTTCCTCGCGCGTTGGcttaattttaaattcaaaagaaTTTCCAAACTATGTATGGAACTCAAACTTATTCTACGGGAAGAAAAAGGGGGCAAAGGGGGAGTAAAGACATGCCGATTCCTGCATGTATAAATAGATGTGTCATTTTACTTTGGTACACTGAAATGGTTACTGCTACTTTGACAATGTTCAGTATTGCTTACAATAGCAAATCTAGTTTAATTTATTAGGTGTTTCCACTTTTTTTTtccttccgcctaattttgttcttgcgataaatatttgtttcgcaacatgtcgcttagatatttggtatatgatatcgaacagtttatgcgcttttgaaagtTACCCTGCGTaaccgaatacttttctttgtaggagttatctcccaaaACACTGTTTTCTTTGTGAGcgcaactccttcgcaaccgtaaaagattacgacaaatttattttacaaaattgctcgttatatccttcgcatgatttgtcctattttgaccgaagcgatatgaacgctccatatgagagttatttccccttatgcatttgatataagtgatatgcatttctatcttgtaaaccataagtgcttAGAGACCttggatcttttgatttgagctccttggtccaaaaaaatgacaattaggtcaaggtcaaaggtcaaggtcatattctaatttttgaatttggcttattctCTCTTATTTCCAGAAACTGTATAAGATAACGACAAATTAATTTACCTGAATTGTTTGTTGCGACACGTCGTTACACTTGAATTCTGATTGCAAGTGTACGTTGAACAAAAaaaggagttttctcccctcttgtattaaaaaatactcgtatggtgatataactcattaaccaactATAAATAAGACCtatagtcttttgatttgatgtccttggtttgtgaccttgaaattgaggtcaaggtcataggttaatagaacgttctagattttgaccttcgctttaaattcatataaatacatcataaagccataggaactaacattattaactgatttttcctatatcaatatcaaaatagatctttactagtggaaagaccttcaattgttctctgaacaattggtttttaattttaagttgtttttcttttttatcaagaAACAAACCACAGACTGTCACAATTTACGTTTAAAACTATATGTATTCTTAGAATACCAAACAGATTGTATACCTAAATCCGTTATGGTGTAACTATTAATGATTAACTAGCAATTTTCGATTTTAGCTCAAGCCGtgtgtttcagatttttttaatggCATTGCTGTACGAAATCTATTATGAAATATAACCGGTCATTTTACATTATAAGATTACCAGGTATCTTATCAGCCGATTTAACACTTTGCTTTTACTAACATGAGCATTTTTTGTAAAGTATTTTTGTGCTTGTAAATATTGTGTATTGGTTTCTTTCGTTGAGGCGTCCATCTAAGAGATATTCTGGTGATATTGGATACATGCATCCTGAGAAAATGACCAAGCCATCTGAAGGTCTTTGCCGAATTTCTTTCAGAATACATGAGGACTTATAATTAGTTATTTCAAGGAGATGTTCGTTGATTTTGCAGATTCGCCTCAGACAATGGTGGTGGAAACTTGAGAGCGATCACATATCTGTGTTCGTTACTCTCTAGCATTCACTTCTATACAGAAGGACCGATTTAACAGTACTGTTATAAAGCCTTATCTTTGATTTCCTGTTGTATTGCTTGGACTTCCAAATGGGTCTTAGTCTTTGAACTGAAGATATTGCCTTTACTAGCCTATTTTTAATAGCTTTTTGTGTTGGATCTTCTGTACTAATCACAGTTTCTAAATAAGTCTTATCTACCTGTATGATTTCTGTTCCCTCAGCTTTTAGTCTTAAGTTTGATATTGTGTTAAGTCGCATTTCTTGAGTCTTTTTTGCGTTCATTTCAAGTCCAATTTGGCTTGTAGAATGGCTGAGCCGCTTTGTATTTTCCTGCATATTGTCTTGTTTTGATGAAAGGAGTGATATATCACCAGCAAAGTCAAGATCCTCTTGGGTTGTAAACATTGACCATATGACCAATCTTGTGTGGTACTCCATATGATACAAGGATTATCCAAAGAGTCTCTCTATGTAAACTGTCGAATGCTTTCTTGAGTTAATATATAGAGGTGTCTTCCATTCCATACACTGTTCAACGATGTTCCTTCAGGCATAGATCTGATCAATACATCCTTTACCTTTTCTAAATCCAGCTTGTTCCTGTCTTAACCTGTCATCCAGTTTTGAGTCTATCCTGTTTAACAGTATCCCGCACAACGCTTTACTTGGGATTTAGAGTAATTTTATACCTCTCTTCGTAAGCTTCGTTTAAAGACCTTTTGCCCAGTCTTCATGTACTTTATTTTCTTCCCATATGTCTTTAAAGAGATCATGTAGTATGGCTGC
The nucleotide sequence above comes from Mytilus trossulus isolate FHL-02 chromosome 5, PNRI_Mtr1.1.1.hap1, whole genome shotgun sequence. Encoded proteins:
- the LOC134718837 gene encoding leukocyte elastase inhibitor-like is translated as MSSHLNGSNVVFEEGIANFSNSLYSKLERTGNEFISPYSITSALLLLMLGTGKTTKNQMKSVIFEYEEPDDIDQGYKLLNDELLTRTTKGVSISIANRLFARKGLNLLNTFSTKASTYYGSDVELLDFKSDAEKSRLTINDWISKNTNNIIKDMIPKGVVNADTLLVLVNAIYFKGTWGKEFNKNDTTQRNFFVKANEQKLVNMMYGEFNAKSGEDLSLDCKVLQLPYQGNQISMVFVLPNSGDGLAELESKLTIENVDSLIKGMKTQKTLIRIPKFKMTREYDLRPVCTALGLTEIFDGKKADFSEIFESNQTRVVVSDARHKAYIEVNEEGTEAAAVTTIGMVESTSFQGPKPQPFQFVADHPFLFLIQDDETGTPLFIGRYTRP